GCAGTCGTGCTCTACAGCGCCATTCTGACGCTGATCGCCGCGACGCTCGCCGACTTCATCCAAGCCGTGCTCGACCCGAGGATTCGGTGATACCCATGGCCCATAACAAGCGCAACTCGGCCGGCCCCTCGCAGACCGGCATATCAGTGCCGAACGTCACTGCAACCGACTCCGAGACCGACGTCATCAATCTCGGTGAGTCCGACACCGTTGTCGGTGCGATCTCCGAACCCCTCACCCGTCGCACCGCCGTCGGCCGGGCAACGCTCGTCTGGCGCCGGATGCGCCGCATGCCCACCTTCTGGATCGGCAGCTCGGTGCTGCTACTGCTGGTGCTCGCGGCGATCATCATGCCGATGGTCTACCAGTACACGCCGATCGAGTACGACTACGCGAACCAGCTCAAGGGCCCGAGCCAATACCACTGGTTCGGCACGAATGCGCAGGGGCAAGACCTGTTTGCGCAGATCATGGTGGGCCTGCGCATCTCGCTCGTCGTCGGTTTCGGCACCGCCATCGTCGTGACCGTGCTCGCGGCGTTCTTCGGCACCCTCGCGGGCTACTTTGGCGGAGCGCTCGACTGGGGCGTCGTCAACCTCATCAATTTCCTGCTCGTCGTGCCGTCGCTGCTGATGATGCTGCTGCTGAGCCCGATCTTGCAGGGCGCCCACTGGATCTTCATGGTGCCGCTGCTCGCGATCTTCTCGTGGATGCTCACGGCGCGTGTGTTGCGCGCCCTCACGCAGGGGCTCGTGAACATGGAGTACGTGCAGGCGGCCAAGTTCATGGGCGTGCCGCACCGAAAGATCATCATGCGGCACATCATCCCCAACATCTCGTCGTGGATGATTATCGACACCACACTTGGTGTCGGTGGCGCCATCCTCGCTGAAACCGGCCTCTCGTTCCTCGGTTTCGGCATCCTCTACCCGAACTTCTCCCTCGGCTCCGTGCTGCAGGGCTACAACATTGCGTTCCCGCACACCTGGGTGCCCGCGGCGATCATCTTGGCCATGCTCGTGGTCTCGATCAACATGGTCGGCGAGGCCCTGCGCGACGCACTCGACCCGACGAGCGGACGGGGACACTAACTATGGCTACAACTGACCCCATTCTTGAAGTCGCTGACCTTTCGGTCTCGTTCCCGAGCGAGGCGGGCACGGTGCAGGCCGTGCGCAACCTCAGCTACGCCGTGCAACCGGGAGAATCACTCGCGATTGTCGGTGAGTCTGGATCCGGGAAGTCCGTGTCGTCGCTCGCGGTGATGGGCTTGCTGCCGTCGTCGGCGAAAGTCTCGGGCTCGATCAAGCTCAAGGGCGAGGAACTCCTGACGAAGTCGGATGCGCAGCTGTCGAAGCTGCGCGGCAAGACAGTTTCGATGGTCTTCCAGGATCCGCTCTCGGCGCTGACCCCCGTGTACCGAATCGGCGATCAGATCGCCGAAACGATCATGATTCACCGCGGCAGTTCTCAGACCGAGGCGAACAAGCGCGCCGTCGAGCTCCTCGACGCCGTGGGCATCCCCAACGCCGCACTGCGGGCAAAGTCGTACCCGCACGAGTTCTCGGGAGGGATGCGGCAGCGCGCGATGATCGCGATGGCGATCGCGAACGACCCCGAGCTGATCATCGCCGACGAGCCGACCACCGCCCTCGACGTGACGATTCAGGCACAGGTCATGGATCTGCTCGAAACCGCGCAGGAAGTCACTGGCGCCGCGACGGTGCTCATCACGCACGACCTTGGCGTCGTAAGCGGATTCGCCGACCGCATCATGGTGATGTATGCGGGCAAGGCCGTAGAATTCGGGGACATTGACTCGATCTATGCTGACCCGCGCATGCCGTACACGAAGGGTTTGCTCGCCTCGGTTCCACGCATTGATGCGATCGATCAGGGGCCGCTCACACCGATCGAGGGCACGCCGCCATCGCTCGTTCGGCTGCCGCAAGGTTGCCCGTTTGCCGCGCGCTGCCCCCTAGCGACCGAGCTCTGCCGCACCGTCGAACCCGAGCTCGAACCGACGAACGTCGAGGGCAACCTCGCCGCCTGCCACCACAGCAATGACCTGGAAGCTGGCGTCGAAATCTTCCCGCGCCCCGAGGTGGCCGAGTCGAACATCCGCACCCCGCGCGAGCAGCGCGACATTGTGCTTGAACTCGACCAGGTCGAGAAAATCTACCCACTCACCAAGGGTGCGCTCGTGAAACGCAAGGTCGGTGAGGTGCGCGCGGTCGACGGTGTCACCCTCGACCTCCGTGAGGGCGAGACCCTTGCACTGGTGGGGGAGTCCGGCTCGGGCAAGACCACGACCATCATGGAAATCATGAAGCTGCAATCGCCGCAGTCGGGCACCATCCGCATCGACGGGCGCGATGTCAGCGAACTGAATCGACGCGAGAAGCTCGACCTGCGCGCGCAGATGGCGATGGTGTTCCAAGACCCGATGGCCTCGCTCGACCCCCGCATGCCGATCGGCGACATCCTTCGCGAACCCATGGAGGTGCACAAGTTCACGCGCGAGCAGATGGATGAGCGCGTCGACTGGCTGCTGAAGACCGTAGGGTTGCTGCCCGAGCAAGCCGCGCGATACCCGACTGAGTTCTCGGGAGGCCAGCGCCAGCGTGTCGGCATCGCCCGCGCGCTCGCCTGCGACCCGCGACTCATCGTGCTCGACGAACCCGTCTCGGCGCTCGATGTGTCCATCCAAGCCGGTGTCATCAACCTGCTCGACGACCTCAAGAACCGCCTCGGGCTGAGCTACTTCTTCGTTTCGCACGACCTCTCTGTCGTGCAACACATCTCCGACCGCATCGCGGTGATGTACCTCGGCACGATCGTCGAGCTCGGCAACACCGACGATGTCTTCTCCGGCCGCCTGTCGCATCCGTACACGCGCGCCCTGCTCTCAGCCATCCCCATCCCCGACCCCAAGGTCGAGCGGGAACGGGAACGAATCGTGCTCAGCGGCGACCTGCCGTCGCCCGCTGACACTCCAACCGGCTGTCGGTTCGTCAGCCGTTGCTATGTGTACCAACACCTGCTTAGCGATGCGCAGCGTGAGAAGTGCGATAGCAGTATGCCTCCGCTCGAGGCTCGAGGGGAGCGCGACCATGCGGTTGCGTGCTACTACCCCGAGTTGACCGCAGAGTACGAACCTACCTCTACAGAAATTCCGACCGCGCTCTCATAAGGAGGCAACATGAAGAAGCGGATTATCGGAGGCATTGCGGCAATAGCGGCGTTCAGCCTTGTGCTGACCGGCTGCTCGCGAGCTGACGAAGACCCAGGCAACACATCCGGTTCCGGTGGCGGCGAAGCCATTGAAATCGGTGCGAACGACATCAACGCACAGGAATATGACGCGGTTGGCGAAGGCGGCACCCTGCGCCTTGGCATCAATGCCTATCCGGCGAACTTCAACTCGTTCACCGCTGACGGCAATGAGGTGAACACTAACAACATCATGGAGGCGATCTACCCCTCGCTTTACACCTACACGGCTGACGGCCAGATCATCGAGAACGACCTCTACACCGAGCGTCTCGAGCTCACGAGCGAAGACCCGATGACGTTCGAGGTCGAGCTCAAGGAGGGCCTGACCTGGTCGGACGGCACTCCGATCGACTGGACCTCGGTGAAGAATGGCGTCGAAGCCATGAACGAGCCCGACTTCAACGTTGCCTCGCGCGAAGGCTTCGAACTCGTCGAGTCGGTTGAGCAGGGAGACAACGAGCAGACCGCGATCATTACGCTGAAAGACGGTGAGGTCTACGCCGACTGGCAGGGCCTCGCGCAGGTCATGCCGGATGCACTGGTTGAGTCCGCCGAGATGTTCAACGAAGGCTGGGTTGAAGAGCCCCTCGTGACCGCCGGCCCCTACAAGATCGAGAAGGCCGACCTCGCGAACAAGGTCGTGACGATGGTGCCCGACGAGAACTGGGCGGGCGACCGCACCGCACGCCTCGACCGCATCTCGTGGACCACGTACGAGGACCCGCAGGCGAGCGCGACCGCGTTCCAGGACGGCCAGCTCGACGTGATCGACGCGGGCGTGCAGGCGGTCTACACCGTTGTCGCGCCGCAGGTCGAATCGGGCGACGCCGAGCTGCGTTCGGCTGCCGGCCCGGACTGGACCCACTTCACCCTGAACGGTGGTGAGGGCCAGATTCTTGCCGACCAGAACCTACGCCAGGCGTTCATGTACGCCATCGACCGCAAGAGCATCTTCCAGGCGCTCAACGGCACCATGCCTTACCCGGACGGTATGGCTGACGAACTGCTCGGCAACCACATGCTCGTGCAGAACCAGAACGGCTACGAGGACCACGCTGGCGACTACGGCACCGCCGACGTCGAGAAGGCCAAGGAACTCATCGAAGAGTCGGGCTGGACGATGGCTGATGACGGCTACTATGAGAAGGACGGCGAGCGCCTCACCGTTCGCTACGTCTACAACGCGGGCTCGCAGACGAACGGCACTGTTGCGCCGATCGCGACCGAGAACCTCAAGGCTGCGGGTATTGAGCTCAAGATCGAGCAGGTGCCGCCGACCGACCTCTTCTCGAAGTACGTCATCCCGGGTGACTACGACGTGACGCTGTTCGGCTGGGCGGGTAACCCGTTCGTCACCTCCGGTGTTTCGATCTGGCGTTCGGACGGCGAGCAGAACTTCTCGCAGGTCGGCACACCCGAGCTCGATGAGGTGCTCAACGAGATCAACGCCACCACCGACGCCGACAAGCAGGTCGAACTGCTGAACCAGGCTGACGAAATGGCATGGGAAGTTGCCGGCAACCTGCCGCTGTTCCAGGCCTACGACTTCATCGTGACCGACCCCGACCTCGCGAACTACGGTGCGCCAGGCTTCGAATCGATCACTGACTGGACCATGGTCGGCTTCGTCGACGGCGCTGACAACCTCGGCTAACCCTTCTATCTCAGCTGAGTGGCCACTTTTTGGCTGAGTTTCCTGCCGGAAACCCAGCCAAAAAGTGGCCACTCAAATGCTTTCGGGGGATGCGGTGCGGCGGCGAAGCTCGGCGACGAGGCTGTTGAAGGCGCGACCCTCAAGGTCGTCTTTCGAGACGCGGATGTGGCGGGCGCCGCGTGAGGAGAGGTTGCGGGAGCGGGTGAGGTCGCTGCGGATGATCTCTTCGTTGCTCCAGTGGTGGCCGCCCTCGTAGTCGAGGTAGGTGTTGGATGCGCGACGGCCGAGGTCCGGGCGGAACACCTTGCCGCCTTCGAGCTTCACCTCGGGTTGCACCTGGAACTCCGGCAAGCCCGCGTCGAGGAGTTTGCAGCGCAGCACCGTCTCCATCGGCGACTCTACGCGCTCGCGCATCCGCCACCTGCGTCGCCTCGATGACGGTGAGCTCGCGGCAGGCGGGGAGGAATGCGAGCATCGGTGGCACCACCGGCAGGCCGAGGTGTTCTTCGCGCTCGAAGCGCGCGTCGAGGATGCGCCGGGGCTTGAGCCCGCCGGTGCGGTCGCGCACGTGGGATTTCGGCACCAGCAGCTCGGGCGTGTGCTTCGATGCAAGCCAGCGGGCGGGCCTCGGTAGCCCCCAGATTGCAAGCGCGGTCACGCCGCTGAACGCCTCATCGTTGCCGATGCGCGGCGCATAGCTGTGGCACTTCGCGAGCAAACCGTCTGGTGCGGCCAGCGCGCGCATCCCATGAAATGGCCACTCAACTGGAGGGATAGGGTGGGCGGGTGAGATTGCGTGCGGCCAGGCAGCGGGTGTGGTGGGAAATCGCGATCGTGCTGTCGCTGTCGTTGTTGCCGTCGGCGCTCTATGCCGTGCTCGACCTCGTCGAACTCGCGTTATCGACCACACCGGTGGCGGATGCGCAAACCACGTTGAACCCGCAGGTGTCCGACACAGCGATCCTCGATACACTCAACCGGGTGGTGCGCTTCTTCGCCGGCGTCGCGCCCGTTGCGCTCGTCGTCTGGCTTCTCTGGCAGCGCCACGAAACGGGGTTCCACCGACTCGGACTGAACTGGCGGGGTTGGGGCGACATCGGTCGCGGCGCGCTCCTCGCCGCGAGCGTCGGCATCCCGGGTCTCGCGCTCTACGCGGGGTCCCGGCTTGCGGGCTACACGCTTCAGGTCATCGCGGGTGACCCGACTTTCCAATGGGACTCCACCATCGCCCTCGTGCTCTCCGCGGTGCGCGCGGCGCTCATCGAGGAGGTCGTCGTGGTCGCATATCTCACGCTGCGGCTGCGCGCCCTCGGCTGGCGCCCCACCGCGATCGTCCTGGCAAGCGCACTGCTGCGCGGCAGCTATCACCTCTACCAGGGCATCCCAATGGCACTCGGCAACGTTGCGATGGGGCTGCTGTTCGCCACCGTCTTCCTCTGGCTGCTCAATCGCAAGCGCGACGCGGGCGAGCCGAAGCGCAGCCGAGTGCTGCCCCTCGTCGTGGCGCACTTCATCCTCGACGCCGTTTCATTTCTTGGCTATCCGTTCGCGCTCGCGCTATTTCCACAGATTTTCTGAGCCCGACCCGGCGAATTCACTACGACCGCGTAGACTGAAGTGTCCGATTCAGGCACAACGAAAGTTCTCCGCGTATGACCGCATCTCCCGCCCGCCGACAGGATCTCCGAAACGTCGCCATCGTGGCACACGTTGACCACGGCAAGACAACGCTGGTTGACGCCATGCTGAAGCAGACCGGAACCTTCGGTGCTCACTCCGCCCACGAGGGCGAAGAACGGGTGATGGACTCGAACGACCTCGAGCGCGAGAAGGGCATCACGATCCTCGCGAAGAACACGGCGATCCGCTACGACGGCAAGAACGCCGTCGACGGTCCCGTGACCATCAACGTTGTTGACACCCCCGGCCACGCCGACTTCGGTGGCGAGGTCGAGCGTGCGCTATCGATGGTGGATGGCGTCGTGCTCCTCGTCGACGCATCCGAAGGCCCGCTGCCGCAGACCCGCTTCGTGCTCCGCAAGGCGCTCGAGGCGCTGCTGCCCGTCATCCTCCTCGTGAACAAGACCGACCGCCCGGATGCGCGCATCGACGCGGTGGTGGGGGAGTCGCAGGACCTCCTGCTCGGCCTCGCGAGCGACCTCGCCGACGACGTGCCCGACCTCGACATCGATTCGCTCCTCGAACTGCCGGTGCTCTACGCCTCGGGCCGCGCCGGCGCCGCGTCGTACAACCAGCCCGCCAACGGTGAGCTGCCGGAC
The Gulosibacter sediminis genome window above contains:
- a CDS encoding ABC transporter permease is translated as MAHNKRNSAGPSQTGISVPNVTATDSETDVINLGESDTVVGAISEPLTRRTAVGRATLVWRRMRRMPTFWIGSSVLLLLVLAAIIMPMVYQYTPIEYDYANQLKGPSQYHWFGTNAQGQDLFAQIMVGLRISLVVGFGTAIVVTVLAAFFGTLAGYFGGALDWGVVNLINFLLVVPSLLMMLLLSPILQGAHWIFMVPLLAIFSWMLTARVLRALTQGLVNMEYVQAAKFMGVPHRKIIMRHIIPNISSWMIIDTTLGVGGAILAETGLSFLGFGILYPNFSLGSVLQGYNIAFPHTWVPAAIILAMLVVSINMVGEALRDALDPTSGRGH
- a CDS encoding ABC transporter ATP-binding protein yields the protein MATTDPILEVADLSVSFPSEAGTVQAVRNLSYAVQPGESLAIVGESGSGKSVSSLAVMGLLPSSAKVSGSIKLKGEELLTKSDAQLSKLRGKTVSMVFQDPLSALTPVYRIGDQIAETIMIHRGSSQTEANKRAVELLDAVGIPNAALRAKSYPHEFSGGMRQRAMIAMAIANDPELIIADEPTTALDVTIQAQVMDLLETAQEVTGAATVLITHDLGVVSGFADRIMVMYAGKAVEFGDIDSIYADPRMPYTKGLLASVPRIDAIDQGPLTPIEGTPPSLVRLPQGCPFAARCPLATELCRTVEPELEPTNVEGNLAACHHSNDLEAGVEIFPRPEVAESNIRTPREQRDIVLELDQVEKIYPLTKGALVKRKVGEVRAVDGVTLDLREGETLALVGESGSGKTTTIMEIMKLQSPQSGTIRIDGRDVSELNRREKLDLRAQMAMVFQDPMASLDPRMPIGDILREPMEVHKFTREQMDERVDWLLKTVGLLPEQAARYPTEFSGGQRQRVGIARALACDPRLIVLDEPVSALDVSIQAGVINLLDDLKNRLGLSYFFVSHDLSVVQHISDRIAVMYLGTIVELGNTDDVFSGRLSHPYTRALLSAIPIPDPKVERERERIVLSGDLPSPADTPTGCRFVSRCYVYQHLLSDAQREKCDSSMPPLEARGERDHAVACYYPELTAEYEPTSTEIPTALS
- a CDS encoding ABC transporter family substrate-binding protein, whose protein sequence is MKKRIIGGIAAIAAFSLVLTGCSRADEDPGNTSGSGGGEAIEIGANDINAQEYDAVGEGGTLRLGINAYPANFNSFTADGNEVNTNNIMEAIYPSLYTYTADGQIIENDLYTERLELTSEDPMTFEVELKEGLTWSDGTPIDWTSVKNGVEAMNEPDFNVASREGFELVESVEQGDNEQTAIITLKDGEVYADWQGLAQVMPDALVESAEMFNEGWVEEPLVTAGPYKIEKADLANKVVTMVPDENWAGDRTARLDRISWTTYEDPQASATAFQDGQLDVIDAGVQAVYTVVAPQVESGDAELRSAAGPDWTHFTLNGGEGQILADQNLRQAFMYAIDRKSIFQALNGTMPYPDGMADELLGNHMLVQNQNGYEDHAGDYGTADVEKAKELIEESGWTMADDGYYEKDGERLTVRYVYNAGSQTNGTVAPIATENLKAAGIELKIEQVPPTDLFSKYVIPGDYDVTLFGWAGNPFVTSGVSIWRSDGEQNFSQVGTPELDEVLNEINATTDADKQVELLNQADEMAWEVAGNLPLFQAYDFIVTDPDLANYGAPGFESITDWTMVGFVDGADNLG
- a CDS encoding CPBP family intramembrane glutamic endopeptidase, giving the protein MRLRAARQRVWWEIAIVLSLSLLPSALYAVLDLVELALSTTPVADAQTTLNPQVSDTAILDTLNRVVRFFAGVAPVALVVWLLWQRHETGFHRLGLNWRGWGDIGRGALLAASVGIPGLALYAGSRLAGYTLQVIAGDPTFQWDSTIALVLSAVRAALIEEVVVVAYLTLRLRALGWRPTAIVLASALLRGSYHLYQGIPMALGNVAMGLLFATVFLWLLNRKRDAGEPKRSRVLPLVVAHFILDAVSFLGYPFALALFPQIF